Proteins encoded in a region of the Bactrocera tryoni isolate S06 chromosome 4, CSIRO_BtryS06_freeze2, whole genome shotgun sequence genome:
- the LOC120774594 gene encoding prostatic spermine-binding protein-like, with the protein MKIFIFVIIAFTAISYTRAAAVDNGGGSVESLEKIPASEEIVETISVFGELPPRKMLELILNTNQPSENDAGLESNDEDDKMNTNADDDDLIDEEDDEDINEGTNDSANGSNEDEGSEEDGEDDEFEADDEFQEDDDDEGDLNNSSIDSHEIDDTSNEFDEDIFERSGNGEDDNEKEDSENEGDAEENEDDYDSEEDEREENNSNEDGLDNELPEGDEHKRNSEDNDSEEDSHEDDDEDANGDSDEEDDNSSYVITLST; encoded by the coding sequence atgaaaatcttCATATTTGTTATAATTGCCTTCACGGCGATTTCGTACACACGGGCGGCTGCCGTGGATAACGGAGGCGGCAGTGTGGAATCCTTAGAGAAAATTCCAGCTTCAGAAGAAATTGTCGAGACGATCAGTGTTTTTGGGGAACTACCTCCGCGGAAAATGTTGGAACTTATTTTGAATACAAACCAACCAAGTGAAAATGATGCAGGTCTCGAGAGTAACGATGAAGATGACAAAATGAATACAAATGCAGATGATGATGATCTCATTGATGAAGAAGATGATGAAGATATAAACGAAGGAACGAATGATAGTGCCAACGGAAGTAATGAAGATGAAGGCAGTGAAGAAGATGGCGAAGATGATGAGTTCGAAGCAGATGATGAGTTCCAAgaggatgatgatgatgaaggcGATCTGAACAACTCAAGTATCGATAGCCACGAGATCGATGATACTTCTAATGAGTTCGATGAAGACATATTTGAAAGAAGTGGAAATGGTGAAGACGATAACGAAAAAGAAGATAGCGAAAATGAAGGTGATGCTGAGGAGAATGAGGATGATTACGATAGTGAGGAAGATGAACGCGAAGAAAATAATTCCAATGAAGACGGTTTAGATAATGAATTACCAGAAGGCGACGAGCACAAAAGGAATAGTGAGGATAATGATAGCGAAGAAGATTCACATGAAGATGATGACGAAGATGCAAATGGTGATAGTGATGAAGAAGATGATAACAGCAGCTATGTCATTACACTTAGCACTTAA